The Burkholderia lata genome contains a region encoding:
- a CDS encoding ferredoxin--NADP reductase, protein MSKYDTATVQSVHHWTDTLFSFTCTREASLRFNNGEFTMVGLEVDGKPLARAYSIVSPNYEEHLEFFSIKVQNGPLTSRLQHLKVGDTVLIGKKPTGTLVADNLLPGKTLWMLSTGTGLAPFMSIIRDPDIYERFDKVILTHTCRLKGELAYMDFIKHDLPGHEYLGDIIKEKLVYYPTVTREAFDNEGRITDLIATGKLFTDLDVPPFSPENDRVMLCGSTAMLKDTTDLLKQAGLVEGKNSAPGHYVIERAFVD, encoded by the coding sequence ATGAGCAAATACGACACCGCCACCGTCCAATCCGTCCATCACTGGACCGACACGCTGTTCAGCTTCACCTGCACCCGTGAGGCGAGCCTGCGCTTCAACAACGGCGAATTCACGATGGTCGGCCTCGAGGTCGACGGCAAGCCGCTCGCGCGTGCCTACTCGATCGTCAGCCCGAACTACGAAGAGCATCTCGAATTCTTCAGCATCAAGGTCCAGAACGGCCCGCTGACGTCGCGCCTGCAGCACCTGAAGGTGGGCGACACGGTGCTGATCGGCAAGAAGCCGACGGGCACGCTGGTCGCCGACAACCTGCTGCCGGGCAAGACGCTGTGGATGCTGTCGACGGGCACGGGCCTCGCGCCGTTCATGTCGATCATCCGCGATCCGGACATCTACGAACGCTTCGACAAGGTGATCCTGACGCACACGTGCCGCCTGAAGGGCGAGCTCGCGTACATGGACTTCATCAAGCACGACCTGCCGGGCCACGAGTACCTGGGCGACATCATCAAGGAAAAGCTCGTCTACTACCCGACGGTCACGCGCGAAGCGTTCGACAACGAAGGCCGGATCACCGACCTGATCGCAACGGGCAAGCTGTTCACGGACCTCGACGTCCCGCCGTTCTCGCCGGAAAACGACCGCGTGATGCTGTGCGGCAGCACCGCGATGCTGAAGGACACGACCGACCTGCTGAAGCAGGCCGGCCTCGTCGAAGGCAAGAACAGCGCACCGGGCCACTACGTGATCGAGCGCGCGTTCGTGGACTGA
- the rqpS gene encoding quorum system sensor histidine kinase RqpS: protein MDTSLSAPLGAHAPFPSQQLVPGCVATPPIADAASKRGASAARIAALSAQLLAADEAARRHLAGELHDGLGAELTAARFALANVQTWLPADAPEGCLRALALAQQALDSATDANRRLIDERDTPALDAGLVGALSSWADTHAARTGLRTSFVCAADARLTQIAGASALAVFRVAQEALSNVAKHARATSVDVRIATDGTHLSLIVSDDGTGFSRSRRTGYGLAGMRARCEAFAGSFETATPDAGHGTRVTARFAWDSLLAVPVAARRASLS from the coding sequence ATGGATACGTCGCTTAGCGCGCCTTTGGGCGCCCACGCCCCGTTCCCGTCGCAACAGCTCGTGCCGGGCTGCGTCGCGACTCCGCCCATTGCCGACGCCGCGTCGAAACGCGGTGCCTCCGCCGCGCGGATCGCAGCGCTGTCTGCCCAGTTGCTCGCCGCCGACGAAGCGGCCCGCCGCCACCTGGCAGGCGAGCTGCACGACGGACTCGGTGCCGAACTGACCGCTGCTCGTTTCGCGCTCGCAAACGTTCAAACGTGGCTACCGGCCGATGCGCCGGAGGGTTGCCTGCGCGCGCTGGCGCTTGCGCAGCAGGCACTCGACTCCGCGACCGACGCGAATCGCCGGCTGATCGACGAACGCGACACGCCGGCGCTCGACGCGGGCCTGGTCGGCGCGCTGTCGTCGTGGGCCGACACCCATGCGGCACGCACCGGCCTGCGCACAAGCTTCGTCTGTGCGGCCGACGCACGCCTGACGCAGATCGCCGGCGCCAGCGCGCTCGCGGTGTTCCGCGTCGCGCAGGAAGCGTTGTCGAACGTCGCGAAGCATGCCCGCGCGACGTCGGTCGACGTGCGGATCGCCACCGACGGCACGCACCTGTCACTGATTGTCTCCGACGATGGGACCGGTTTCTCCCGAAGCCGTCGCACCGGCTACGGTCTCGCCGGCATGCGCGCCCGCTGCGAGGCGTTCGCCGGCAGCTTCGAGACGGCCACGCCGGACGCCGGCCACGGCACGCGCGTCACCGCCCGCTTCGCTTGGGATTCGCTGCTCGCGGTGCCCGTCGCGGCCCGCCGCGCGTCGCTTTCGTGA
- a CDS encoding amino acid permease, whose product MSLFRKKNVDRMIAGAHAAGLKKALGAIDLTFLGIGAIIGTGIFVLTGTGAVQAGPALMLSFVIAAIACGLAALSYAEFASTIPVAGSIYTYSYATLGELVAWIIGWDLMLEYGLASSAVSVGWSGYLQSLLQGFGLTLPTVLTAAPGAVPGVVTWFNLPAFLVMIVITTLLSIGIRESTRINNIMVFIKVSVVLLVIAVGVFHVTPANWKPFMPHGWNGVFGAAAVMFFAFIGFDAVSSAAEEVKNPKRDLPIGIIASLAVCAVLYVTVAAVATGIVPSAQYANISHPISYALQKAGETWVAGFIDLGAVLGMLTVILVMSYGQTRVIFAMSRDGLLPAALSRVHPRYATPFLTTWLVGLFFGLIAALVPLNVLAELINIGTLAAFSMVSIAVLVLRRTHPDLPRAFRCPGVPVVPILAVASCLFLMLNLQPITWAAFGIWLVIGLVIYFLYSRHHSKLAHGHHDAH is encoded by the coding sequence ATGTCTCTCTTCCGCAAGAAAAACGTCGATCGCATGATCGCCGGCGCGCATGCCGCCGGGCTCAAGAAAGCGCTCGGCGCGATCGACCTCACCTTCCTCGGCATCGGCGCAATCATCGGCACCGGCATCTTCGTGCTGACCGGGACCGGCGCCGTGCAGGCCGGCCCTGCACTGATGCTGTCGTTCGTGATCGCCGCGATCGCGTGCGGCCTCGCCGCGCTGTCGTACGCGGAGTTCGCGTCGACGATCCCCGTCGCCGGCTCGATCTACACGTATTCGTACGCCACCCTCGGCGAGCTCGTCGCGTGGATCATCGGCTGGGACCTGATGCTCGAATACGGCCTCGCGTCGTCGGCCGTGTCGGTCGGCTGGTCGGGCTACCTGCAGTCCCTGCTGCAGGGCTTCGGGCTGACGCTGCCCACCGTGCTGACGGCCGCGCCCGGCGCGGTGCCGGGTGTCGTCACGTGGTTCAACCTGCCCGCGTTCCTCGTGATGATCGTGATCACGACGCTGCTGTCGATCGGCATCCGCGAGTCGACCCGCATCAACAACATCATGGTGTTCATCAAGGTGTCGGTCGTGCTGCTCGTGATCGCGGTCGGCGTGTTCCACGTGACGCCCGCGAACTGGAAGCCGTTCATGCCGCACGGCTGGAACGGCGTGTTCGGCGCGGCGGCCGTGATGTTCTTCGCGTTCATCGGCTTCGACGCAGTGTCGTCGGCGGCCGAGGAAGTGAAGAATCCGAAGCGCGACCTGCCGATCGGCATCATCGCGTCGCTCGCGGTGTGCGCGGTGCTGTACGTGACGGTCGCCGCGGTCGCGACCGGCATCGTGCCGTCGGCCCAGTACGCGAACATCTCGCACCCGATCTCGTACGCGCTGCAGAAGGCCGGCGAGACGTGGGTCGCCGGCTTCATCGATCTCGGCGCGGTGCTCGGCATGCTGACCGTGATCCTCGTGATGAGCTACGGCCAGACGCGCGTGATCTTCGCGATGTCGCGCGACGGGCTGCTGCCGGCGGCGCTGTCGCGCGTGCACCCGCGCTACGCGACGCCGTTCCTGACGACCTGGCTCGTCGGCCTGTTCTTCGGGCTGATCGCCGCGCTCGTGCCGCTCAACGTGCTCGCCGAGCTGATCAACATCGGCACGCTCGCCGCGTTCTCGATGGTGTCGATCGCGGTGCTCGTGCTGCGTCGCACGCACCCCGACCTGCCGCGTGCGTTCCGCTGCCCCGGCGTGCCCGTGGTGCCGATCCTCGCGGTCGCGTCGTGCCTGTTCCTGATGCTGAACCTGCAGCCCATCACGTGGGCCGCGTTCGGCATCTGGCTCGTGATCGGCCTCGTGATCTACTTCCTGTACTCGCGTCACCACTCGAAGCTCGCGCACGGTCACCACGACGCGCACTGA